One window of the Tissierella sp. genome contains the following:
- a CDS encoding PHP domain-containing protein, translating into MIKLIGDYHTHTVYSSGFREQGKHAIGTIRSNAEAALAKGLKEIAITEHGPGHYLYGVRKKRIPIIRDEINRLNEEFVPKGLKILLGVESNLVGIDGTLDIDEEFLKYTDILLMGYHYGATPRRVVDGLGLYVLNPISKIVNLGRERAKEMNTKAYIKALNKYPVNMISHPGSKAAVDIVEVAKEAYKHGTALEISSKHSELSVESIKLLLDMDVIYMVNSDAHRPEDVGNVENAIRKAKEANLPLHRIKNIEIN; encoded by the coding sequence ATGATAAAACTAATTGGTGATTATCATACCCATACTGTATATAGTAGTGGTTTTAGAGAGCAGGGCAAGCATGCAATTGGTACTATTAGGAGCAATGCAGAAGCTGCATTGGCTAAGGGACTCAAGGAAATTGCCATAACTGAACATGGACCAGGACATTATCTATATGGGGTTAGAAAAAAGAGAATCCCTATTATAAGGGATGAAATAAATAGACTAAATGAAGAATTTGTACCAAAAGGGTTAAAGATTCTGCTAGGGGTAGAGTCTAATTTAGTAGGAATAGATGGAACCCTAGATATAGATGAAGAATTCCTTAAGTATACTGATATTTTGCTTATGGGATATCATTATGGTGCTACACCTAGAAGAGTAGTTGACGGACTAGGGCTTTATGTATTAAATCCCATATCCAAGATAGTGAATTTAGGAAGAGAAAGAGCTAAGGAAATGAATACAAAGGCTTATATTAAAGCTTTAAATAAATATCCAGTCAATATGATTTCTCATCCAGGCTCAAAAGCAGCAGTAGATATTGTAGAAGTTGCAAAGGAAGCATATAAGCATGGTACAGCACTTGAAATATCTTCAAAGCATAGTGAGTTATCTGTAGAGAGCATTAAGCTTTTGCTTGATATGGATGTCATATATATGGTAAATAGTGACGCTCATCGGCCTGAAGATGTAGGTAATGTAGAAAATGCCATAAGAAAAGCTAAGGAGGCAAATTTGCCTCTTCATAGGATAAAAAATATTGAGATCAACTAA
- the uvrC gene encoding excinuclease ABC subunit UvrC, with protein sequence MFNIEEELKKLPDKPGVYIMKDKNDEIIYVGKAISLKKRVRQYFQSGKNTHPKVNAMVKNIVEFEYIIVDNEIEALILEANLIKKHKPKYNILLRDDKQYPYIKVTTNEKYPRVMKTRQIMKDGARYFGPYPSVYAVNDAIEIIRNLYPLRTCNRNLEKDIGKTRPCLNFYIGRCLGPCQGNVDESKYMEMIDEILLFLNGKEDKLADIIESKMKEASKNLDFELAAKYRDQINSLNVLHEKQKIVSTTNLVDQDVIGMARGIEEVCIQIFFIRGGKILGREHFIMEDTFEEDKKEILSSFVKQFYIGASYVPKEIIVEEEIEDLETVSKWLGEKKGSKVSILIPKRGDKIDLIDMVKKNAIDMLNQYGDRFLKKARENKKVLEELQTAIGLDKELSRIEAFDISNISGVESVGSMVVFEKGEAKKSDYRRFKIRTISTPDDYGSMEEILSRRFIRGLEERELMRDNKIEVKGFSNFPDLIMMDGGKGQVNVALRVLRELKIDIPVCGLVKDDFHKTRGIIYNNKEINLDEDSLAFRLIYRIQEEAHRFAISYHRSLRSKKMFKSELDDIRGIGEKRKVELLRHFQSIEKIKKASVEDLVEVKGMNRLVAEELYNHFNKNKGAK encoded by the coding sequence ATGTTTAATATAGAAGAAGAGTTAAAAAAGCTTCCTGATAAACCAGGAGTTTATATAATGAAGGATAAAAATGATGAGATAATTTATGTAGGTAAAGCCATATCATTAAAAAAGAGGGTAAGGCAATATTTTCAATCTGGAAAAAACACTCATCCCAAAGTCAATGCTATGGTTAAAAACATAGTGGAATTTGAATATATAATAGTAGACAATGAAATAGAGGCTTTAATACTTGAAGCTAATTTAATTAAGAAACATAAACCTAAATACAATATTTTATTGAGGGATGATAAGCAATATCCTTATATAAAAGTGACTACAAATGAGAAATATCCTAGAGTTATGAAGACTAGACAGATAATGAAAGATGGAGCTAGATATTTCGGACCCTATCCAAGTGTATATGCAGTAAATGATGCCATAGAGATTATTAGAAATCTATATCCCCTAAGGACATGCAATCGTAATCTAGAAAAGGATATTGGTAAAACGAGACCATGTCTAAACTTTTATATAGGTAGATGTTTAGGTCCTTGCCAAGGTAATGTAGATGAATCAAAGTATATGGAGATGATTGATGAGATACTTTTATTTTTAAATGGCAAAGAGGATAAATTAGCAGATATAATAGAGAGCAAGATGAAAGAAGCCTCTAAAAATCTTGACTTTGAATTAGCAGCTAAATACAGAGATCAGATTAATTCCTTAAATGTACTTCATGAAAAACAAAAGATAGTATCTACTACTAATTTAGTTGATCAAGATGTAATAGGGATGGCTAGAGGTATAGAGGAAGTATGTATTCAAATTTTCTTTATTAGGGGAGGAAAGATATTAGGAAGAGAACATTTCATAATGGAAGATACCTTTGAAGAAGATAAAAAAGAAATACTATCTTCATTTGTTAAGCAGTTTTATATAGGTGCTTCTTATGTACCAAAGGAAATAATAGTAGAAGAAGAAATAGAGGATTTAGAGACGGTATCTAAGTGGCTTGGAGAAAAGAAAGGTTCTAAAGTAAGCATATTGATTCCAAAGCGAGGAGATAAGATTGATTTAATAGATATGGTGAAGAAAAATGCTATAGACATGTTAAATCAGTATGGTGATAGATTCTTAAAAAAAGCTAGAGAAAATAAAAAGGTTCTAGAAGAATTACAGACAGCTATTGGTCTTGATAAGGAGTTGAGCAGAATAGAAGCCTTTGATATCTCCAATATCAGTGGTGTAGAATCTGTAGGCTCAATGGTAGTATTTGAAAAAGGCGAAGCCAAAAAATCCGACTACAGAAGATTCAAGATAAGAACCATCAGTACACCCGATGATTATGGTAGTATGGAGGAAATATTGTCTAGGAGATTTATTAGGGGACTTGAAGAAAGAGAGCTTATGAGAGATAATAAAATAGAGGTAAAGGGCTTTTCAAACTTTCCAGATTTGATAATGATGGATGGTGGCAAGGGTCAAGTAAATGTAGCACTTAGAGTACTTAGAGAACTAAAAATTGATATTCCAGTATGTGGTCTGGTGAAGGATGATTTTCACAAAACAAGGGGAATTATATATAATAATAAAGAAATTAATCTTGATGAAGATTCTTTAGCATTTAGGTTAATATATAGAATCCAAGAGGAGGCTCATCGTTTTGCAATATCTTACCATAGATCCCTTAGATCTAAGAAAATGTTTAAATCTGAATTAGATGATATAAGGGGAATAGGGGAGAAACGAAAGGTTGAACTCTTGAGACATTTTCAAAGCATCGAAAAGATAAAAAAAGCATCAGTGGAAGATTTAGTAGAAGTAAAGGGTATGAATAGATTAGTTGCAGAGGAATTGTATAATCATTTTAATAAAAACAAGGGGGCTAAGTAA
- a CDS encoding FprA family A-type flavoprotein yields the protein MNPTKVVDGIFKLSVNVEDILFEGLWEMPNGVAINSYIIKGEKTAIVDGVCGWDGVPESMFALLDKLDIDPNSIEYLIINHMEPDHSGWIEDFKKINSNFKVVCSQKSADLLEAFYGHTENVRVVKDNDTLDLGNGHVLEFLEIPNVHWPDTIVTFDTLTGTLFSCDAFGSFGKATELNYDDMLSDEEIDFYENEAVRYYANIVAAFSNPVKKAIEKCTSLPVEIVAPGHGIVWRKNPSKIIEDYSRYASYQNGPAKEEITLIWGSMYGMTEKAVNHAINVLEGENIKVHVHNVPETSWGTILASAWTSTGIILAMPTYEYKMFPPMAAVLEELGNKKVYGRKAFRLGSYGWSGGAQKHLDKIVTECKMNWDFLEPVEFKGNPKEEDFKLIGERIKELVVKVREAVVEDLSSKA from the coding sequence TTGAACCCAACAAAAGTAGTAGATGGAATATTTAAACTATCAGTAAATGTAGAAGACATACTGTTTGAGGGATTATGGGAAATGCCAAATGGAGTTGCAATAAACTCCTATATTATAAAAGGTGAAAAAACTGCCATAGTAGATGGAGTATGCGGATGGGATGGAGTGCCTGAATCTATGTTTGCTCTCTTAGACAAGCTGGATATAGATCCTAATTCAATCGAGTATCTCATAATTAATCATATGGAACCTGATCATTCAGGATGGATTGAAGATTTCAAAAAAATTAATTCAAATTTTAAAGTCGTATGTAGTCAAAAATCTGCTGATCTATTAGAAGCTTTCTATGGGCATACAGAAAATGTAAGAGTTGTAAAGGATAACGATACCTTGGATTTAGGCAATGGTCATGTCCTAGAATTTCTAGAGATACCTAATGTACATTGGCCAGATACAATAGTGACTTTTGATACTTTGACAGGGACTTTATTTTCCTGTGATGCTTTCGGTTCCTTTGGAAAAGCTACAGAATTAAATTATGATGATATGTTAAGTGATGAAGAAATAGACTTTTATGAAAATGAAGCAGTAAGATACTACGCAAACATTGTAGCAGCATTTTCTAATCCTGTAAAAAAGGCTATAGAAAAATGTACTAGCTTGCCTGTTGAAATCGTAGCTCCAGGCCATGGAATTGTCTGGAGAAAGAATCCAAGTAAGATCATAGAAGACTATTCAAGATATGCTTCATATCAAAATGGTCCTGCAAAAGAAGAAATAACACTTATCTGGGGATCTATGTATGGTATGACAGAAAAGGCAGTAAATCATGCAATTAATGTGCTGGAAGGAGAAAACATTAAGGTTCATGTTCACAATGTTCCAGAGACTTCATGGGGAACAATATTAGCATCAGCTTGGACATCAACAGGAATAATACTGGCTATGCCAACCTATGAATACAAAATGTTTCCACCAATGGCAGCTGTATTAGAAGAATTAGGAAACAAAAAGGTCTATGGAAGAAAGGCCTTTAGACTTGGATCCTACGGATGGTCTGGTGGAGCACAAAAGCATTTAGATAAAATAGTAACTGAGTGTAAGATGAATTGGGATTTTCTTGAACCAGTGGAGTTTAAGGGAAATCCAAAGGAAGAGGATTTTAAGTTAATAGGAGAAAGAATTAAGGAACTGGTAGTTAAAGTAAGAGAAGCAGTAGTAGAAGATTTGTCATCCAAAGCCTAG
- a CDS encoding PspC domain-containing protein, whose translation MKKLYLSDTDKKITGVCGGIAEYFEMDSTLVRLGWVVLTFLPPFPGILGYIIASIIIPKRSF comes from the coding sequence ATGAAAAAATTATATTTATCAGATACGGACAAAAAGATTACTGGAGTTTGTGGTGGAATTGCAGAGTATTTTGAAATGGATTCCACCTTAGTAAGATTAGGTTGGGTAGTATTAACTTTCCTTCCACCATTTCCAGGAATATTAGGTTATATCATTGCTTCTATAATAATTCCAAAAAGGAGTTTCTAG
- a CDS encoding S41 family peptidase: MKFRFRRKKYKPIYLVVILLVFSLIVYIKSTNGNTRVKPLTMEQKLEDFEYLYDFISENYPFLKVNERVNGIDWLGEKEVFKNAIKNTNADYEFEYEISNIIRQLNNDHTHILTKDMFGYFYTAYADLEYEDHYKPWADVLKDEDVLNRYAFDEKKLEEYEAKQTFYADLSYCKTDIIVPDEVAYLKISQMNTESIENDGLIIREFFGEIKDYEKLIIDIRGNQGGNDLYWIKNVIEPLANKELSVKNYLFLRYEYAKYFYEHRGIAFSPITELDKNIFDSFPEEIKIDFNYYSLSPKTIKPVDPVGFSGKIYLLVDERVFSSAESFASFSKDSGFATLVGETTGGDGIGLDPILFSLPNSKMVIRYSGMLVLNNDGTINEEVHTIPNVVIDATIGSMYEKDISIQYVIND, from the coding sequence ATGAAGTTCAGATTTAGAAGAAAGAAGTATAAACCAATTTATTTAGTTGTTATTTTATTAGTATTTAGCTTGATAGTTTATATAAAAAGTACAAATGGAAATACTAGAGTTAAGCCACTTACTATGGAGCAGAAACTAGAGGATTTTGAGTATTTGTATGATTTTATTTCTGAAAACTATCCATTCTTGAAGGTTAATGAGAGGGTTAATGGAATTGATTGGTTAGGAGAAAAAGAAGTATTTAAAAATGCAATTAAAAATACAAATGCAGACTATGAGTTTGAATATGAAATTAGTAATATTATAAGACAATTAAATAATGATCATACACATATACTAACAAAAGATATGTTTGGATATTTTTATACTGCTTATGCAGATTTAGAATACGAAGATCATTATAAACCTTGGGCAGATGTTCTTAAGGATGAAGATGTTTTGAACCGATATGCTTTCGATGAAAAGAAGTTAGAAGAATATGAAGCGAAACAAACTTTCTATGCTGATTTATCTTATTGTAAAACAGATATTATAGTCCCTGATGAAGTAGCATATTTGAAAATTAGTCAAATGAATACAGAAAGCATAGAAAATGATGGTCTAATAATAAGGGAATTTTTTGGAGAAATAAAAGATTATGAGAAGCTTATAATAGACATAAGAGGGAACCAAGGTGGAAATGATCTTTATTGGATAAAAAATGTAATAGAACCTCTAGCCAATAAAGAATTATCAGTCAAAAACTATTTGTTTTTAAGATATGAATATGCAAAGTATTTCTATGAACATAGAGGAATTGCTTTTTCTCCAATTACAGAATTAGATAAGAATATTTTTGATAGTTTTCCTGAAGAAATAAAGATAGATTTTAATTATTATTCATTATCACCGAAAACAATTAAACCAGTAGACCCTGTGGGATTCAGCGGGAAGATATATTTGCTAGTAGATGAAAGAGTGTTTTCTTCCGCAGAAAGTTTTGCTTCATTTAGTAAAGATAGCGGTTTTGCTACTTTAGTAGGAGAAACCACAGGTGGTGATGGGATAGGGCTGGATCCAATACTTTTCTCTTTACCTAATAGCAAGATGGTGATTAGGTATAGTGGTATGCTTGTTTTAAATAATGATGGAACAATAAACGAGGAAGTGCATACTATCCCAAATGTTGTAATAGATGCTACAATTGGATCAATGTATGAAAAAGATATTTCAATTCAATATGTAATAAATGATTAA
- the murB gene encoding UDP-N-acetylmuramate dehydrogenase, which translates to MNRDEVQKMFESKSFGKILFDEPMKNHTTFKIGGPVDVMIIPRDEEELTKAIIFCRENNIDFLIMGNGSNLLIKDGGIRGAVIKINEGFNNITINGTKIYCEAGALLSTVSKTALKHSLKNFEFASGIPGTIGGAITMNAGAYGGEMKDVVSKVKVMDRNNEIREYTNEEMNFRYRNSRVWDEGLIVLGVELDLEAGEYSTIEEIMKDLTYKRTSKQPLELPSGGSTFKRPEGYFAGKLIEDSGLRGLRHGGAGISEKHCGFVVNVDNATCKDVLHLISVVQKVVRDNYDVELETEIKLLGED; encoded by the coding sequence TTGAATAGAGATGAAGTACAAAAAATGTTTGAAAGTAAATCCTTTGGAAAAATATTATTTGATGAACCAATGAAAAATCATACTACATTTAAAATTGGTGGACCAGTAGATGTAATGATTATTCCAAGAGATGAGGAAGAACTAACTAAGGCAATTATATTCTGTAGGGAAAATAATATAGATTTTTTAATCATGGGAAATGGAAGTAACCTGCTCATCAAAGATGGAGGCATAAGAGGTGCAGTGATAAAGATAAATGAAGGATTTAATAATATCACCATTAATGGTACTAAGATTTATTGTGAAGCAGGTGCTTTGTTATCAACTGTTAGCAAAACAGCTCTAAAGCATAGTTTGAAAAACTTCGAGTTTGCATCTGGGATACCAGGGACTATAGGAGGAGCTATAACTATGAATGCAGGTGCTTATGGTGGAGAAATGAAGGATGTAGTAAGTAAAGTCAAAGTAATGGATAGAAACAATGAAATTAGAGAGTATACTAATGAAGAAATGAATTTTAGATATAGAAATAGTAGAGTATGGGATGAAGGTTTGATTGTATTAGGAGTAGAGTTAGATTTGGAAGCAGGAGAATATTCAACAATTGAAGAAATAATGAAAGATCTAACATACAAAAGAACATCAAAACAACCCCTTGAACTACCTAGTGGAGGAAGTACATTTAAAAGACCAGAGGGATATTTTGCAGGTAAACTAATTGAAGATTCAGGGCTTCGTGGGCTAAGACATGGCGGAGCTGGGATATCTGAAAAACACTGTGGATTTGTAGTAAATGTAGATAATGCAACATGTAAAGATGTGCTACATTTAATATCTGTAGTACAAAAAGTTGTAAGAGATAACTATGATGTAGAATTAGAAACGGAGATAAAGCTATTAGGGGAGGATTAG
- the nifJ gene encoding pyruvate:ferredoxin (flavodoxin) oxidoreductase encodes MAKVMKTMDGNTAASHVAYAFTDVAAIYPITPSSTMAELVDEWSANDRKNIFGQEVLVTEMQSEAGAAGAVHGSLSAGALTTTFTASQGLLLMIPNMYKMAGELLPAVFHVTARAIAGHALSIFGDHQDVMAARQTGFAMLASGSVQETMDLAGVAHLSAIKGRVPFMHFFDGFRTSHEIQKIEVMDYDDLAKLVDYDALNEFRNRALNPNNPYTKGTAQNPDIYFQAAEAANPFYEKIVDVVVDYMGEINKITGREYKPFNYYGHPEAERVIVAMGSVTETIEETIDYLMAKGEKVGVIKVHLYRPFAPKYFFDVLPKTVKKISVLDRTKEKGAVAEPLHLDVKNIFYDSDIRPVIVGGRYGLGSKDTTPSQILAVFENLKADKPRDRFTLGIIDDVTNLSLEIKEEIKTEPEGTIKCKFWGFGSDGTVGANKSAIKIIGDDTDMYAQGYFSYDSKKSGGVTISHLRFGHKPIKSTYLISDADFTSCSKQSYVYQYDLLKGLKDGGTFLLNCTWNEEELDKHLPALMKKYIADHKINFYTIDATKMAVEIGLGGRINMIMQSAFFKLSEVLPLEEAIDHLKKSIVAEYGIKGEEIVEMNYEAVDKGIESLVKIEVPESWKNVEEMKEKEKELPEFIQNVLIPMNRQEGDDLPVSTFVGREDGSFPHGTAAYEKRGIAVDVPKWISENCIQCNQCSLVCPHAVIRPFLLNEEEKANAPDTFNTLKATGKGLENLEFKIQISPLDCTGCGNCADVCPAKQKALVMTPFEEELEVQAKNWEYAMTVKAKTDVMDEYSIKGSQFQEPLLQFSGACAGCGETAYPKLITQLFGDRMMIANATGCSSIWGASAPSTPYCTNQAGKGPSWANSLFEDNAEYGYGMAVAVMQMRDKLKVLMEEFIALNIDEELNGYFNEWVAGMKDAKASKAATGMILPKLNKEVANARGKEILAEISELKDYLIKRSMWIFGGDGWAYDIGFGGLDHVLASGADINILVMDTEVYSNTGGQSSKATPTAAVAKFAASGKKVTKKNLGLMMTSYGYVYVAQVAMGSNMNQVIKALKEAESYDGPSLVIAYAPCINHGIRTGMGTTIAQEKKAVDTGYWHLYRFDPRLKDEGKNPFVLDSKEPTQPFMDFINSEVRYTSLRQTFPELADELFASAEADAKARYEQYKRLAE; translated from the coding sequence ATGGCAAAAGTAATGAAGACCATGGATGGAAATACCGCAGCTTCTCATGTGGCTTATGCATTTACAGATGTAGCTGCAATCTATCCAATTACACCATCCTCAACCATGGCAGAATTAGTAGACGAATGGTCTGCTAACGACAGAAAAAACATATTCGGGCAGGAAGTATTAGTTACAGAAATGCAATCTGAAGCAGGAGCAGCAGGTGCAGTTCATGGATCACTTTCAGCAGGTGCGTTAACTACTACTTTTACAGCTTCACAAGGTTTATTACTTATGATTCCAAACATGTACAAAATGGCAGGTGAGCTATTACCAGCAGTATTTCATGTAACTGCAAGAGCTATAGCTGGTCATGCCCTTAGTATATTTGGAGATCACCAAGATGTTATGGCAGCAAGACAAACAGGATTTGCTATGCTTGCTTCAGGTTCTGTTCAAGAAACAATGGATTTAGCAGGAGTTGCACATCTTTCAGCTATAAAAGGAAGAGTTCCTTTTATGCATTTCTTTGATGGATTTAGGACTTCACATGAAATCCAAAAAATTGAAGTCATGGACTATGACGATTTAGCAAAGCTTGTTGATTATGATGCATTAAATGAATTTAGAAATAGAGCATTAAACCCAAACAATCCATATACAAAAGGTACTGCTCAAAATCCAGATATTTATTTCCAAGCTGCAGAAGCTGCTAACCCATTCTATGAAAAAATAGTAGATGTTGTAGTAGATTATATGGGAGAAATAAATAAAATTACTGGAAGAGAATATAAACCTTTCAACTATTATGGACATCCAGAAGCTGAAAGAGTTATAGTTGCAATGGGTTCAGTTACTGAAACTATAGAAGAAACTATAGATTACTTAATGGCAAAGGGTGAAAAAGTAGGAGTTATTAAAGTTCACCTATACAGACCTTTTGCACCAAAATATTTCTTTGATGTATTACCTAAGACTGTAAAGAAAATATCAGTATTAGATAGAACTAAGGAAAAAGGCGCAGTTGCAGAGCCTTTACACCTTGATGTAAAGAATATATTCTATGATTCAGATATAAGACCAGTTATTGTTGGTGGTAGATACGGATTAGGTTCAAAAGATACTACTCCATCACAAATATTAGCTGTATTCGAAAACTTAAAAGCAGATAAGCCAAGAGATAGATTTACACTTGGTATAATTGATGATGTAACTAATTTATCATTAGAAATTAAAGAAGAAATCAAAACTGAGCCAGAAGGAACAATAAAATGTAAATTCTGGGGATTTGGTTCTGATGGAACAGTTGGAGCTAACAAATCTGCTATAAAAATCATTGGTGATGACACAGATATGTATGCCCAAGGATATTTCTCCTATGATAGTAAAAAATCAGGCGGAGTTACTATATCTCACTTAAGATTTGGACATAAGCCAATAAAATCAACTTATTTAATTTCCGATGCAGATTTTACATCATGTTCAAAACAATCCTATGTATATCAATATGATCTATTAAAGGGATTAAAAGATGGAGGAACTTTCCTTCTAAACTGTACTTGGAATGAAGAAGAGTTAGATAAACATCTACCTGCATTAATGAAAAAATACATTGCTGACCACAAAATTAACTTCTACACAATAGACGCTACTAAGATGGCTGTAGAAATTGGTTTAGGTGGAAGAATCAATATGATAATGCAATCAGCATTCTTCAAATTATCAGAAGTATTACCTCTAGAAGAAGCTATTGATCACCTAAAGAAATCCATAGTAGCTGAATATGGTATTAAGGGTGAAGAGATTGTTGAAATGAACTACGAAGCAGTAGATAAAGGTATTGAGTCCTTAGTGAAGATAGAAGTTCCAGAGTCATGGAAAAATGTAGAAGAAATGAAGGAAAAAGAAAAAGAACTACCAGAGTTCATTCAAAATGTATTAATACCAATGAATAGACAAGAAGGAGATGACCTACCTGTAAGTACTTTCGTAGGTAGAGAAGATGGATCCTTCCCACATGGTACTGCTGCATATGAAAAGCGTGGTATAGCAGTAGATGTACCTAAGTGGATTAGTGAAAACTGTATTCAATGTAATCAATGTTCATTAGTTTGTCCACATGCAGTTATCAGACCATTCTTATTAAATGAAGAAGAAAAAGCTAATGCGCCTGACACATTCAATACATTAAAAGCTACAGGAAAAGGATTAGAAAACTTAGAGTTTAAGATCCAAATTAGCCCATTAGATTGTACAGGATGTGGAAACTGTGCTGATGTATGTCCAGCTAAGCAAAAAGCTTTAGTTATGACACCATTTGAAGAAGAACTTGAAGTTCAAGCTAAGAACTGGGAATATGCTATGACAGTTAAAGCTAAAACAGATGTAATGGACGAATATAGCATTAAAGGATCACAATTCCAAGAGCCATTACTACAATTCTCAGGAGCATGTGCAGGTTGTGGTGAAACAGCATATCCTAAGCTAATCACTCAATTATTTGGTGATAGAATGATGATTGCCAATGCTACAGGTTGTTCATCAATCTGGGGAGCATCTGCACCATCTACACCATATTGCACAAACCAAGCAGGCAAAGGACCATCATGGGCAAATTCATTATTTGAAGATAATGCTGAATATGGCTATGGAATGGCAGTAGCAGTTATGCAAATGAGAGATAAACTAAAAGTATTAATGGAAGAATTTATCGCTTTAAATATAGATGAAGAATTAAACGGATACTTCAATGAATGGGTAGCAGGCATGAAAGATGCAAAAGCTTCAAAGGCTGCTACTGGTATGATTTTACCAAAATTAAATAAAGAAGTAGCAAATGCAAGAGGTAAAGAAATCCTTGCTGAAATCTCTGAATTAAAGGATTATCTAATTAAGAGATCAATGTGGATATTTGGTGGAGACGGTTGGGCTTATGATATTGGATTTGGTGGTTTAGACCATGTTCTAGCATCAGGAGCAGATATCAATATATTAGTAATGGATACAGAAGTTTATTCCAATACTGGTGGTCAATCATCAAAAGCAACACCAACAGCAGCAGTTGCTAAATTTGCAGCTTCTGGTAAGAAAGTAACTAAGAAAAACCTAGGTCTAATGATGACATCCTATGGATATGTTTATGTAGCTCAAGTAGCTATGGGATCAAATATGAACCAAGTTATAAAAGCATTAAAAGAAGCAGAATCCTATGATGGACCATCCTTAGTTATAGCTTATGCACCATGTATCAACCATGGTATCAGAACTGGTATGGGTACTACTATTGCTCAAGAAAAGAAAGCAGTAGACACAGGATACTGGCACCTATACAGATTTGACCCAAGACTAAAAGATGAAGGAAAGAATCCATTTGTACTTGACTCCAAAGAGCCAACACAACCATTCATGGACTTCATCAACTCTGAGGTAAGATATACTTCACTAAGACAAACATTCCCAGAGTTAGCAGATGAATTATTTGCATCAGCAGAAGCAGATGCAAAAGCAAGATACGAACAATATAAGAGATTAGCTGAATAG
- the rapZ gene encoding RNase adapter RapZ gives MEFVLITGMSGAGKSQAMKVMEDMNYFCMDNLPPALLSKFAELCYESKKGVKKVAVVVDIRSGEFFDHLFKALQGLSDNGISHKILFLDAADKVLIKRYKELRRPHPLNPEGSIIEGINEERDLLYEVRSRADYIIDTSNLTLGMLKEEMTKIFLEGKESRNISISINSFGFKHGTLLDGDLVFDVRFIPNPFYIPELKEYTGEDEGVKDYVFKWPQTNIFVSKLIDMLEFLIPHYIREGKTQLIIGIGCTGGVHRSVAIANRIGEILSTNGHRVAVSHRDSRLK, from the coding sequence ATGGAATTTGTTTTGATTACCGGAATGTCAGGAGCAGGCAAATCTCAAGCTATGAAGGTAATGGAGGATATGAATTATTTTTGTATGGATAATCTACCTCCAGCTCTTTTATCAAAGTTTGCAGAACTATGCTATGAATCTAAAAAGGGTGTTAAAAAGGTTGCAGTTGTGGTGGATATTAGGTCTGGAGAATTCTTCGATCATCTTTTTAAGGCATTGCAAGGATTAAGTGATAATGGCATTTCACACAAGATACTTTTTCTTGATGCAGCTGACAAGGTGCTTATAAAAAGGTACAAAGAGCTTAGGCGGCCTCATCCATTAAATCCAGAAGGTAGTATAATTGAAGGAATAAATGAGGAAAGAGATCTACTATATGAAGTAAGGAGTAGGGCAGATTATATAATAGATACATCTAATTTGACTTTAGGTATGCTTAAAGAGGAAATGACTAAGATATTTTTAGAGGGGAAGGAATCAAGAAATATATCTATTTCAATAAATTCCTTTGGATTTAAACATGGAACATTGTTAGATGGAGATTTGGTATTTGATGTAAGGTTTATTCCAAATCCATTCTACATTCCTGAGTTAAAGGAATATACTGGTGAAGATGAAGGTGTTAAGGATTATGTGTTCAAATGGCCTCAGACCAATATATTTGTATCTAAGCTTATAGATATGTTAGAGTTTTTAATACCTCATTATATTAGGGAAGGTAAGACTCAATTGATTATAGGAATAGGTTGCACTGGAGGGGTTCATAGGTCAGTTGCAATTGCCAATAGAATTGGTGAAATATTAAGTACAAATGGTCATAGGGTAGCTGTTAGTCACAGGGACTCAAGACTTAAATAA